From a region of the Mauremys mutica isolate MM-2020 ecotype Southern chromosome 12, ASM2049712v1, whole genome shotgun sequence genome:
- the LOC123345068 gene encoding zinc finger protein with KRAB and SCAN domains 7-like → MPPKRSKGNVSQGLNQKKSLKNQRKLDKLQKSSLVQREGKSSIRGRAVRKSKDTIICQRTYAGEKPNICIECGKSFTQSSDLMNHQRTHTGEKPYKCIDCGKSFSISSNLSRHQRTHTEEKPYPCTDCGKSFTDKSTLTQHQRIHTGEKPHKCIDCGKSFSRSSHHKRHLRSPPGKRQDKCTHWESATVGKAKETKVSKKKTPTIEIPNTCAECWQSFSQNSDLVKHMRIHTGEKPYECPDCGKRFNVSSNLIRHQRIHTGEKPYTCSDCGKSFTDKSTLTQHHRIHTGEKPYICTYCGKSFSRSSHHKRHERTHTGENPVSFLPLWPYPTQTY, encoded by the coding sequence ATGCCTCCTAAGCGATCCAAAGGAAATGTTTCACAAGGACTGAACCAGAAAAAGTCCCTCAAGAATCAGAGGAAGTTGGATAAGCTACAGAAGAGCTCTCTTGTGCAGAGAGAGGGTAAATCATCCATCCGTGGGAGAGCTGTGAGGAAGAGCAAAGACACCATCATCTGCCAGAGAACATATGCAGGGGAGAAGCCCAACATCTGtattgagtgtgggaaaagcttcacccagagctcagaccttatgAACCATCAGAGAACTCACACgggggagaaaccctataaatgcatcgactgcgggaagagcttcagcaTCAGCTCAAACCTGAGTCGACACCAGAGAACTCACACTGAGGAGAAGCCCTATCCCTGCactgactgtgggaaaagcttcacagACAAGTCCACCCTGACCCAACACCAACgcatccacacaggtgagaagcCCCATAAATGCATTgactgtgggaagagcttcagccGCAGCTCCCACCACAAGAGGCATCTGAGGAGCCCtccagggaagaggcaggacaaATGCACCCACTGGGAAAGCGCCACTGTTGGGAAGGCGAAAGAAACTAAAGTGTCTAAGAAGAAAACCCCAACCATTGAGATCCCCAACACATGTGCCGAGTGCTGGCAAAGCTTCAGCCAGAACTCAGACCTGGTCAAACACatgaggatccacacaggagagaaaccctatgagtGTCCCGATTGTGGAAAAAGATTCAATGTCAGTTCAAACCTGATCAGacaccagaggatccacacaggagagaaaccctacacgtgctctgactgtgggaaaagcttcactgacAAATCCACTCTGACCCAGCACCAccggatccacacaggagagaaaccctacatatGCACttactgtgggaaaagcttcagccgCAGCTCCCACCACAAGAGACATGAGCGAACCCACACTGGGGAAAACCCCGTGTCCTTTCTGCCCTTGTGGCCCTACCCCACCCAGACATACTGA